One genomic window of Sphingobacterium oryzagri includes the following:
- a CDS encoding alpha-L-fucosidase translates to MKISLIRCVVAIFVCLCFTNNVLQAQSPKTTWFEEARYGMFIHWGLYSAAEGLWKGEQLRYNNNYAEWIRYRNRISKDEYGELAKRFVWESIDPEQWVLLAKEAGMKYVIITSKHHDGVALWDTKVGDYSLPKLSGTNRDVIKEIADACRKHGMKLGFYYSHWIDWEHPYAWDHNQELTGHVTDEQFDEYWQKKAIPQLRELLTNYGDIAMMWFDMWIPYQKTIFKKEQLEQAATLIRELQPNCLINSRLGLPTDGKYVDFQTLGDNQFGTSFIDHPWETPGTIAHSWGYNGQEKEWRSTGQIFEQLIGNAALNGGYTLNIGPRADGSVPYESVSRLKDIGHWLSTYGEAVYGTTGLKLNAHQHDWGTITKKSRENVIYMNVFNWPLDRTLRVTGIDSKPKKVTLLSAGDIVDLPFTQYGPLLHINLPAKQSDPFVSVIRVTYDELDLSPDIAAESTFGGFALRADNALNKDKLRVSQYDGKRPTHIQTNKELIRWELYLPAAGTYSMDISCHNPTEEKVHTTIRIGDKTIAAAIEPSGNVVSEPNQNDYTSEFSDQRIGEIQVDKPGKYIVEFQQETGSTLWLNRLWIVKK, encoded by the coding sequence ATGAAAATATCTCTCATCCGATGTGTAGTCGCCATTTTTGTGTGTTTATGCTTCACTAATAACGTACTACAGGCACAATCGCCAAAAACCACGTGGTTTGAGGAAGCACGCTATGGCATGTTTATCCATTGGGGCCTATACAGCGCTGCTGAAGGCCTTTGGAAAGGCGAGCAGCTGCGCTATAATAATAATTACGCCGAGTGGATACGTTATCGAAATCGTATTTCAAAAGATGAATATGGCGAATTGGCCAAACGTTTTGTCTGGGAAAGTATTGATCCAGAACAATGGGTATTACTGGCTAAAGAAGCCGGAATGAAATATGTCATCATCACTTCTAAACATCATGATGGAGTGGCCTTGTGGGATACGAAAGTAGGCGACTACTCGCTTCCGAAGTTATCGGGAACAAACCGTGACGTTATTAAAGAAATCGCCGATGCCTGCCGCAAGCACGGGATGAAATTAGGCTTCTACTACTCGCACTGGATAGATTGGGAACATCCTTATGCCTGGGACCATAACCAGGAGCTTACCGGCCATGTAACCGACGAGCAGTTTGATGAATATTGGCAGAAAAAAGCCATTCCTCAACTGCGTGAACTTCTTACAAACTACGGCGATATTGCGATGATGTGGTTTGACATGTGGATCCCTTATCAAAAAACAATTTTCAAGAAAGAACAACTCGAACAGGCGGCAACGCTTATCCGCGAATTACAGCCAAACTGCTTAATCAATTCGCGACTTGGACTCCCGACAGATGGGAAATATGTAGATTTTCAAACATTGGGAGATAATCAATTCGGAACGAGCTTTATCGATCATCCTTGGGAAACTCCGGGAACGATAGCGCACTCCTGGGGATACAACGGTCAGGAAAAAGAATGGCGATCTACAGGTCAGATTTTCGAACAATTGATCGGCAATGCGGCGCTAAATGGCGGCTACACGCTTAACATCGGTCCGCGCGCCGATGGCTCGGTTCCGTATGAAAGCGTCAGTAGATTGAAAGATATCGGTCATTGGTTATCGACATATGGCGAAGCCGTGTATGGTACCACCGGATTAAAACTCAACGCACATCAACACGATTGGGGTACGATCACCAAGAAATCCCGTGAAAACGTGATCTACATGAACGTGTTTAATTGGCCGCTCGACCGTACGCTCCGCGTAACAGGCATTGACAGTAAACCTAAAAAGGTAACGCTGCTTTCCGCCGGCGATATCGTCGATCTTCCGTTCACACAATACGGCCCCTTGCTGCATATTAACCTGCCTGCCAAACAAAGTGATCCATTTGTATCGGTCATCCGCGTTACCTATGATGAGCTTGACCTTTCGCCCGACATCGCTGCGGAATCGACCTTTGGAGGCTTTGCGCTTCGCGCCGATAATGCTTTAAATAAGGATAAACTGCGCGTATCCCAATACGATGGGAAACGACCTACACATATACAAACCAATAAAGAGTTGATCCGCTGGGAACTGTATTTACCGGCCGCGGGAACGTATAGCATGGATATTTCTTGCCACAATCCTACGGAAGAAAAAGTACATACCACAATACGCATTGGTGACAAAACCATAGCCGCAGCGATAGAGCCAAGTGGAAATGTGGTATCCGAACCGAACCAAAATGATTACACATCCGAATTTTCGGATCAACGCATTGGGGAGATACAGGTAGATAAACCTGGAAAATACATTGTCGAATTTCAACAGGAAACTGGTTCCACGTTGTGGCTAAATCGCTTATGGATAGTGAAGAAGTAG
- a CDS encoding TonB-dependent receptor gives MKQSNIFFLIICTLLFFSPATAQQNSKTFTGRVLAGGEAVAAATVSIDDQIVHSDDNGYFKFSNISGTTVKIEITVVGLDAFKTRIKLPAETTDPLVFNLQKDDKKIEEVHVLGRTEHQEINRQAYNIVAVDAKALHNTTLDLSHALDRVSGVRVREAGGVGSAINFSLNGFTGNQVKFFIDGIPMDNFGSSFQINNIPINLAERLEVYKGVVPIWLGSDALGGAVNIVTGNGKPNYLDVSYSYGSFNTHRTTINSAVTNSAGWTFQLNAYQNYSDNNYWVNTAISDLETRQFYADARVRRFHDTYRNETVIGQFGVVGKSFADALLVGINLGQNRADIQTGATMETVFGDWFRRGSIVMPTLKYRKKDIVKGLDVYLNANYNLGYEQNIDTVARLYNWLGQYIERTAPAGERSYSMYKFRNNMGVGAAGLNYRINDRHTVSLNNTTTTFDRRGSDELAPFNEAYEQPRKSLKNVLGLSYQYSTDRWNATVFAKDLRQNVRFSEAFTPGGDASQPLQYRELDMQFQAFGYGLAGTYFIQPSLQAKVSFERSYRLPDPYELFGDLINTQGNVSLKPESSNNINLGLSYVKTIAKMHHLHGDINLLFREAKDFIRPDLNPNGTQQVMRNLLDVSNRGIDFSLRYGYHNNFTIGFSGTYQNLRNEVEFEPGSTRVSPVYRDRIPNIPYFYGNGDASYFIHNLAGTGNHLTLTYNLLYVHEFFLAWPSQGGLKNQIPEQFAHDLTATYTLKDGRYNIGLACRNLFDNRLYDNFMLQKPSRAFSIKLRYFINK, from the coding sequence ATGAAACAAAGTAATATTTTTTTTCTAATTATCTGCACGCTGTTATTTTTTTCTCCTGCGACAGCGCAGCAAAATAGTAAAACCTTTACAGGTCGTGTCCTCGCTGGTGGAGAGGCTGTAGCAGCTGCCACAGTAAGCATCGACGACCAAATTGTACATAGCGACGACAACGGTTATTTTAAATTCAGCAACATTTCTGGCACAACCGTCAAAATAGAAATAACCGTCGTTGGCTTAGACGCTTTTAAAACACGTATCAAATTACCCGCAGAAACCACCGATCCCCTTGTTTTCAACCTTCAAAAAGACGATAAAAAAATTGAAGAAGTCCATGTTTTGGGCAGAACAGAACATCAGGAAATCAATCGACAAGCCTATAATATCGTAGCAGTTGATGCAAAAGCGCTTCACAATACCACCCTGGATCTTTCACACGCGTTAGATCGCGTATCGGGTGTAAGGGTGCGCGAAGCTGGCGGTGTAGGATCTGCCATTAATTTTTCACTGAACGGTTTCACCGGAAATCAGGTCAAGTTTTTTATCGACGGTATTCCGATGGATAATTTCGGTTCATCTTTTCAAATTAATAATATACCGATTAACCTCGCCGAGCGATTGGAAGTTTACAAAGGCGTGGTACCGATCTGGCTAGGATCGGATGCACTGGGTGGTGCTGTAAACATTGTAACCGGAAACGGAAAGCCAAACTATCTCGATGTTTCCTATTCTTACGGATCTTTTAATACTCACCGTACCACAATCAACAGTGCAGTTACCAACAGCGCTGGCTGGACCTTTCAGTTAAACGCTTACCAAAACTATTCCGACAACAATTATTGGGTCAACACGGCCATTTCAGATTTAGAAACGAGACAATTTTACGCTGATGCACGCGTGCGTCGATTCCACGACACCTACCGCAACGAAACGGTAATCGGCCAGTTTGGTGTGGTCGGTAAATCTTTTGCAGATGCATTGCTAGTCGGCATAAATTTAGGTCAGAACCGTGCAGACATTCAAACTGGCGCTACGATGGAAACGGTATTTGGCGACTGGTTTCGCCGAGGAAGTATAGTGATGCCGACATTAAAGTACCGGAAAAAAGATATCGTAAAAGGATTAGACGTATATCTAAACGCCAACTATAACTTGGGTTACGAGCAAAATATTGACACCGTGGCGCGGTTGTACAATTGGTTGGGTCAATACATTGAGCGCACGGCTCCTGCAGGAGAACGGAGTTACTCCATGTATAAATTCAGAAATAATATGGGCGTCGGCGCCGCAGGCCTAAATTATCGCATCAATGACCGACATACGGTAAGCTTAAATAATACGACGACAACCTTCGACCGTCGGGGTTCTGATGAATTAGCGCCATTCAATGAAGCTTATGAACAGCCTCGAAAATCATTAAAAAACGTGTTGGGACTCAGCTATCAATATAGCACAGATCGCTGGAATGCTACCGTATTTGCAAAGGATTTACGTCAGAATGTACGCTTTTCCGAAGCTTTTACGCCTGGTGGCGATGCCAGCCAGCCATTGCAATACCGGGAATTGGATATGCAATTTCAAGCTTTTGGTTATGGATTGGCAGGAACATACTTTATCCAGCCGTCCTTGCAGGCGAAAGTTTCTTTTGAACGCTCGTACAGGTTGCCAGATCCTTACGAGTTATTTGGTGATCTGATCAATACACAAGGAAATGTGTCCTTAAAGCCAGAATCCAGTAATAACATTAATCTAGGCCTTTCCTATGTAAAAACAATCGCGAAAATGCACCATTTACATGGAGACATCAATCTTTTATTTCGTGAAGCTAAAGACTTTATTCGCCCCGATTTAAATCCTAATGGCACCCAGCAGGTGATGCGGAATCTTCTGGATGTTTCCAACCGTGGAATTGACTTCAGCTTACGATACGGATACCATAATAATTTCACCATCGGATTCAGCGGTACGTATCAAAACCTGCGTAACGAGGTAGAGTTCGAACCTGGTAGCACACGTGTTAGTCCGGTTTATCGCGATCGCATTCCAAACATTCCTTATTTCTACGGCAATGGTGATGCTTCTTATTTCATTCATAATCTGGCCGGAACCGGAAATCATCTGACGCTTACATACAATTTACTCTATGTACACGAATTCTTTTTGGCTTGGCCATCGCAGGGTGGATTGAAAAACCAAATTCCCGAACAATTTGCTCACGACCTGACCGCTACCTACACGCTGAAGGATGGCAGATACAATATTGGATTGGCCTGTAGAAACCTCTTCGACAACAGACTATATGACAACTTCATGCTGCAGAAGCCAAGCCGCGCATTCAGCATTAAACTACGTTACTTCATCAATAAATAA
- a CDS encoding aminopeptidase P family protein, translating into MAHRERLDAIRAEMRALGIAAYIIPSSDPHISEYLPERYKCIAWASGFTGSAGTLAITEDFAGLWTDSRYFVQANDQLQDTGFDLVKLKVQGAAEYAFWLAETLPAGSKVAFDGNLASLAVAQAVKEALEPIGIQVDGHVDLLDRVWNDRPSLPTAPAYLLSEETTGESSASKIARVKAKLGAKRATAHFISSLDDLAWILNIRGNDVPCNPVVLGFLLIEEERHTLFIDERKLSADDRQKLTDAGIIVEDYAAAFAAVAALQADRIWLDPKRTCFAVYDAVPKTTAIIEDINPSTRLKAIKNEVEIAHTRQAMVKDGIAMTRFFKWVEEHVSDGNLTEISIADKLQAFRAAGTDFVDISFDTIAGYLEHGALPHYKATEASNATLRAAGLLLVDSGGQYKDGTTDITRVISLGETTDAERADYTIVLKGTIEGSLAVFPKGTRGYQIDAITRRPIWENLRNYGHGTGHGVGFFLNVHEGPHTFNPSNVDIPVEEGMITSIEPGLYREGAYGIRIENLVLSKDLESNQFGEFMHFETLTICYIATDLVDKSLLDQKHMDWLNSYNSWVFEQLVSHLTEEEAAWLKEKTRAV; encoded by the coding sequence ATGGCACATAGAGAACGATTAGATGCTATTCGGGCAGAGATGCGTGCGCTTGGCATTGCAGCATATATTATTCCTTCCTCAGATCCGCATATTAGCGAATATTTACCCGAGCGGTATAAATGTATTGCCTGGGCTTCGGGTTTTACGGGGTCTGCCGGCACATTGGCGATCACCGAAGATTTTGCTGGTTTGTGGACGGACTCGCGTTATTTTGTTCAAGCAAACGATCAGTTGCAAGATACGGGGTTTGATTTGGTTAAGCTAAAAGTGCAAGGCGCAGCCGAGTATGCTTTCTGGCTTGCTGAAACATTGCCAGCGGGCAGTAAAGTGGCGTTTGATGGCAATCTTGCTTCACTGGCCGTGGCGCAGGCGGTAAAAGAAGCGCTTGAACCCATCGGAATACAGGTGGACGGGCACGTTGATCTATTGGATCGCGTTTGGAACGATCGGCCAAGTTTGCCTACGGCTCCGGCTTACTTACTATCTGAAGAAACGACTGGTGAATCTAGCGCAAGCAAAATAGCACGTGTCAAAGCAAAGCTGGGCGCGAAGCGCGCGACCGCACACTTCATATCATCGTTGGATGATTTGGCTTGGATATTAAATATCCGGGGCAACGATGTGCCGTGCAATCCGGTGGTGTTGGGTTTTTTATTGATCGAAGAAGAACGCCATACGCTATTTATCGACGAGCGTAAACTAAGCGCGGATGATCGGCAAAAATTGACGGATGCGGGGATTATTGTCGAGGATTACGCGGCGGCTTTTGCTGCGGTAGCTGCACTACAGGCTGATCGTATTTGGTTAGATCCCAAACGTACTTGTTTTGCAGTGTATGATGCGGTTCCGAAGACGACGGCCATTATCGAGGATATTAACCCGTCGACGCGCTTGAAAGCGATCAAAAATGAGGTGGAAATTGCGCATACGCGGCAGGCGATGGTTAAGGATGGGATTGCGATGACGCGTTTCTTTAAATGGGTCGAAGAACATGTATCTGATGGAAACTTAACGGAAATTTCGATTGCCGACAAACTGCAGGCATTTCGCGCTGCAGGGACTGATTTTGTTGATATTTCGTTTGACACGATTGCCGGTTATCTGGAACATGGCGCGTTGCCACATTACAAAGCTACCGAAGCGAGTAACGCTACGCTGCGCGCAGCCGGACTTTTGCTGGTAGACTCTGGTGGCCAATATAAAGATGGTACGACGGATATCACGCGGGTTATTTCGCTAGGTGAGACAACCGATGCTGAACGTGCCGATTATACTATCGTGCTGAAAGGAACAATTGAAGGTTCGTTGGCTGTGTTTCCAAAAGGTACTCGTGGTTATCAGATCGATGCGATTACGCGTCGTCCGATTTGGGAAAATCTTCGTAATTACGGGCATGGCACTGGACACGGCGTGGGCTTCTTTCTCAATGTACACGAAGGCCCGCATACGTTCAACCCATCTAATGTGGATATTCCGGTAGAAGAGGGGATGATCACGTCGATTGAGCCTGGTCTATATCGTGAAGGCGCATATGGTATTCGTATCGAAAATTTGGTGTTGAGTAAGGATTTAGAATCTAATCAGTTTGGTGAGTTTATGCACTTTGAAACACTTACCATTTGCTATATCGCGACAGATTTGGTTGATAAATCCCTGTTAGATCAGAAACATATGGATTGGCTAAATAGCTATAATAGTTGGGTATTTGAGCAGCTGGTTTCGCATTTGACGGAAGAGGAAGCAGCCTGGCTGAAGGAAAAAACGCGAGCGGTTTAG
- the dacB gene encoding D-alanyl-D-alanine carboxypeptidase/D-alanyl-D-alanine endopeptidase — translation MKTRLLTIIYLTTVLFGTTILQAQTEKDKIGDAYQQFVSSGKLTNGIASLTVLDGKTGQVIFANQSTLGLPTASTLKVITSITALDILGPNYTYKTKLAYAGTIDSLGVLQGDLIISGSGDPTLGSDRYANTKGETIINKWINKIKQAGITQIHGRILADDLAYNGNDVPAGWSWSDIGNYYGAGISGLNWRENKAGLTFIPSSPGQPARLDSSKQVIPAVKFINEVTTGANGSGDNVYAFAAPYSELIYLRGTYGRDLRKTIEVSLPDPALALAHELTNALLAQNITVDSTITTGKRLANEGIALPKAQTELDVHTSPVLKDIIYWFHQKSINLYGEALLKSFGLLSGNKADTQQAARLLAKYWEQKLKIPVGELHIQDGCGLSPQNRVTTLALAKIMHYAQSRPWFADFNKSLPTINGMTMKSGTIAGVLGYTGYHTRTDGTKLTFSLLVNNYNGSSTAMRQDMFNLLDNLK, via the coding sequence ATGAAAACACGACTACTCACCATCATATACTTGACAACCGTCCTTTTCGGTACGACAATTTTGCAGGCACAAACAGAGAAGGATAAAATAGGCGACGCCTATCAACAGTTTGTCAGCAGCGGAAAATTAACAAATGGTATCGCCTCATTAACCGTTTTAGACGGAAAAACCGGACAAGTTATTTTCGCAAACCAAAGTACGCTCGGTTTACCTACGGCATCCACGCTCAAGGTGATTACTTCGATCACCGCATTAGATATTTTAGGGCCAAACTACACGTACAAAACAAAATTAGCTTACGCCGGCACGATAGACAGTCTTGGTGTGTTACAAGGCGATCTTATCATCAGCGGCAGCGGCGATCCTACGCTCGGGAGCGACCGTTACGCAAATACCAAAGGCGAAACAATAATCAATAAATGGATCAATAAAATAAAGCAGGCCGGGATTACACAAATACATGGACGTATATTGGCTGATGATCTGGCTTACAATGGCAACGACGTGCCCGCCGGATGGAGCTGGAGCGATATCGGCAATTATTATGGCGCAGGAATTTCCGGTCTAAATTGGCGCGAAAACAAAGCCGGATTAACCTTTATTCCTTCATCGCCCGGACAGCCCGCACGTTTAGACAGCAGTAAACAAGTCATCCCTGCAGTTAAATTTATCAACGAGGTCACGACAGGCGCAAACGGTTCCGGTGATAACGTCTATGCCTTTGCAGCGCCTTACAGCGAACTCATTTATCTCCGTGGCACTTATGGTCGAGATCTTCGAAAAACCATTGAAGTTAGTTTACCTGATCCGGCATTAGCGTTGGCGCACGAACTAACCAATGCGTTGTTAGCACAAAACATAACGGTAGATAGCACGATCACGACCGGCAAGCGACTGGCCAATGAGGGCATAGCCTTGCCGAAAGCACAAACGGAACTCGATGTGCACACTTCGCCTGTTTTGAAAGACATCATTTACTGGTTTCACCAAAAAAGTATCAACCTGTATGGAGAAGCTTTGCTCAAGAGCTTCGGCCTGCTCAGCGGAAATAAAGCCGATACGCAACAAGCCGCACGTTTGTTAGCAAAATATTGGGAACAAAAGTTAAAAATTCCAGTGGGCGAACTACATATTCAGGACGGTTGTGGCTTATCGCCGCAAAACCGCGTAACGACCTTAGCGCTTGCTAAAATTATGCACTATGCACAAAGCAGACCTTGGTTTGCAGATTTTAACAAAAGCTTGCCCACTATTAACGGCATGACCATGAAAAGCGGCACGATTGCTGGTGTATTGGGATATACTGGCTACCACACGCGTACTGATGGCACAAAGCTAACGTTCTCACTATTAGTGAATAACTACAACGGAAGTAGTACAGCCATGCGGCAAGATATGTTTAACCTATTGGATAACTTGAAATAA
- a CDS encoding NADP-dependent malic enzyme: protein MSSNKKKDALDYHAMGRPGKIAVVPTKPHNSQRDLSLAYSPGVAEPCLAIAANPEDAYKYTSKGNLVAVISNGTAVLGLGDIGAQAGKPVMEGKGLLFKIFADIDVFDIELDTKNVDEFVNIVKALEPTFGGVNLEDIKAPECFEIERRLKEEMNIPVMHDDQHGTAIISGAALINACELIGKDISEIKIVVNGAGAAAISCTGMYMSVGAKKENIVMLDSKGVIRKDRENLDKTKAEFATDRDLHTLADAVAGSDVFIGLSAADVLTPEMLLSMNAKPIVLAMANPNPEIAYDLAIETRDDVIMGTGRSDFPNQVNNVLGFPYIFRGALDVRATGINEEMKIAAVQALAALAKQPVPEEVNQAYDTSNLKFGPHYIIPKPTDPRLITEVSVAVAKAAMASGVARTEITDWDLYKEELRKRLGKDDGIMRNLTTKAKLSPKRVVFAEADNYKTLRAAQIVKEDKIASPILLGNKQKIENLIKEYDFDLEGVQIIDPNEEVNSERFDKFVQHLYKKRQRRGISLNEARKSMTNRNYFAASMVQFGEADTLISGLTRNYGSTIKPALQVIGAKPNSRVAGMYMMLTSKGPIFFGDTTVNEDPTAQELAEITLLLNESIKRFNIKPRIALLSYSNFGSNDGRVATKVRETAKILRDKAPDVIVDGDIQANFALNSELLKANFPFSALNGQAANTLVFPNLESGNIAYKLLQEVGNAEAVGPILLGMNKPVHVLQLDSSVREIVNMVTIAVVDVQEHEKSLNS from the coding sequence ATGAGTAGCAACAAAAAGAAAGATGCCTTGGACTACCACGCCATGGGAAGACCAGGAAAAATTGCCGTAGTACCGACAAAACCACACAATTCGCAAAGAGATCTGTCATTAGCGTATTCACCTGGGGTTGCTGAGCCCTGCCTGGCTATTGCAGCAAATCCGGAAGATGCTTACAAGTACACGTCAAAAGGTAATCTCGTTGCGGTAATAAGTAATGGTACGGCTGTTTTAGGCCTAGGCGATATCGGAGCCCAAGCCGGAAAACCGGTAATGGAAGGAAAAGGCCTGCTGTTTAAAATTTTTGCCGACATTGATGTATTTGATATTGAGCTCGACACTAAAAATGTAGACGAGTTTGTCAATATCGTTAAAGCATTAGAACCTACATTTGGTGGCGTCAACCTAGAAGATATCAAAGCGCCAGAGTGTTTTGAAATTGAACGCCGTTTAAAAGAGGAAATGAATATCCCGGTGATGCACGATGACCAGCATGGTACTGCTATCATTTCTGGTGCCGCCTTGATAAATGCTTGCGAACTAATCGGAAAAGATATCAGCGAAATCAAGATCGTTGTGAACGGCGCAGGAGCCGCAGCAATTTCCTGTACAGGTATGTATATGTCTGTCGGAGCGAAAAAAGAAAATATCGTCATGCTCGATAGCAAAGGCGTGATTCGCAAAGACCGCGAAAACCTGGATAAGACGAAAGCAGAATTTGCAACTGATCGTGACCTGCACACACTTGCTGATGCCGTAGCCGGATCGGATGTATTCATCGGGCTTTCGGCCGCCGATGTGCTTACGCCGGAAATGTTGCTTTCCATGAATGCTAAGCCAATTGTATTGGCTATGGCCAATCCTAATCCCGAAATTGCTTATGACCTTGCTATTGAAACGCGGGATGATGTTATTATGGGAACAGGCCGTTCCGATTTTCCAAACCAGGTAAACAATGTACTTGGCTTTCCATATATCTTCCGCGGTGCACTAGATGTACGCGCCACAGGGATCAATGAAGAGATGAAAATTGCTGCGGTTCAAGCCTTGGCTGCATTGGCTAAACAGCCCGTGCCAGAAGAGGTAAACCAAGCCTATGATACCAGCAATCTGAAATTTGGCCCGCATTATATTATTCCTAAACCTACCGATCCACGTTTGATTACGGAAGTTTCTGTCGCTGTGGCGAAAGCCGCGATGGCTTCGGGTGTTGCCCGCACCGAGATCACCGACTGGGATCTGTACAAAGAAGAGCTTCGCAAGCGCTTAGGAAAAGATGACGGCATTATGCGCAACCTGACGACAAAAGCCAAGCTTAGTCCAAAACGCGTAGTATTTGCCGAGGCAGACAACTACAAAACCTTGCGTGCAGCACAGATAGTGAAGGAAGATAAAATTGCGTCCCCTATCCTTTTAGGAAACAAGCAGAAAATCGAAAATCTGATCAAAGAGTATGATTTCGATTTGGAAGGTGTACAAATTATCGATCCAAACGAAGAAGTAAATTCCGAAAGATTCGACAAGTTTGTACAACACTTATACAAGAAAAGACAGCGCCGAGGCATCTCGTTAAATGAAGCCCGCAAATCCATGACCAACCGCAATTATTTTGCCGCGTCGATGGTGCAATTTGGCGAAGCCGACACCTTGATTTCCGGATTAACACGTAATTACGGATCAACCATCAAACCAGCCTTGCAGGTCATTGGCGCCAAGCCAAACAGCCGCGTTGCGGGTATGTACATGATGTTGACGTCCAAAGGCCCTATCTTTTTTGGAGACACCACCGTCAATGAAGATCCAACAGCACAAGAATTGGCCGAAATCACGTTGTTGTTGAATGAATCCATCAAACGTTTCAATATTAAACCACGTATCGCCTTGTTATCGTATTCTAACTTCGGCTCTAACGATGGCCGCGTAGCGACCAAAGTGCGTGAAACAGCCAAGATATTGCGTGACAAAGCTCCAGACGTCATCGTCGACGGCGATATTCAAGCCAACTTTGCTTTAAACAGCGAATTGCTAAAGGCAAACTTCCCGTTTAGTGCATTGAATGGTCAGGCGGCAAATACCCTGGTATTCCCTAACCTGGAATCGGGCAATATTGCCTACAAACTTCTTCAGGAAGTGGGCAATGCGGAAGCCGTTGGTCCTATTTTATTAGGAATGAACAAACCGGTGCACGTGTTACAATTAGACAGTTCGGTGCGCGAGATCGTTAACATGGTGACAATCGCCGTTGTAGACGTGCAGGAACACGAGAAAAGCTTGAATAGCTAA
- a CDS encoding DUF4374 domain-containing protein, translating to MRTINKVLLFAGLGLALSSCSKSDGPTQVETPGSYVIAAATLSSTNSTDYLLTSPSLQEGSITTAGNGIEQLGYRSYIQAAERIFSFRYGQGNPGSITSYTLTDGTLSAGQSLQGESTDVNALVGDDVLMIRNNPRFNIPNIIFTLIDGKNVAVKGTASISNKDLAANGEVASLSTTPILLANNKVLAPFYTVVDGTGRSEFLTNHLDESRFAVFSYPAMTLEKTFLDKRTGILTSGVHQTKNGDIYAFAGAGHPNYWSTTTTYPVSKNPSGILKINATTLETDASYFFDLTAASGGHRVRASKYIADNLFFLAMYGDVNAARGAKTRYAIVDVASKQFKWVSGLPSTINESGFPVYVENGTVSVGVNGESENVIYQVNAQSAVATKGLKVEGLIKTIMKL from the coding sequence ATGAGAACAATCAATAAAGTATTACTTTTTGCTGGTCTGGGATTAGCATTAAGCAGTTGTAGTAAATCAGACGGTCCGACCCAAGTAGAGACTCCTGGATCTTATGTTATTGCCGCGGCTACATTAAGTAGCACAAATAGTACGGATTACTTGTTGACTTCACCATCTTTACAAGAAGGATCCATCACTACGGCCGGAAACGGGATTGAACAATTGGGCTATCGCTCTTACATCCAAGCTGCAGAACGTATCTTCAGCTTCCGTTACGGGCAAGGCAATCCAGGATCCATTACGTCTTACACATTAACTGACGGAACTTTGTCAGCCGGCCAAAGTTTACAAGGTGAAAGTACCGATGTTAATGCGCTTGTAGGCGATGATGTATTAATGATTCGCAACAACCCGCGTTTCAATATTCCTAATATCATATTTACCTTGATAGATGGTAAAAATGTAGCGGTAAAAGGTACTGCCAGTATCAGCAATAAAGACTTAGCCGCCAATGGCGAAGTTGCATCTTTAAGCACCACGCCGATTTTACTGGCAAATAATAAAGTGTTGGCGCCATTTTACACCGTGGTTGATGGTACAGGCCGTTCTGAGTTTCTGACCAATCACTTAGATGAAAGCCGCTTTGCTGTCTTCTCTTACCCAGCGATGACCTTAGAAAAAACTTTCCTGGATAAAAGAACGGGCATTTTAACAAGCGGTGTGCACCAAACTAAAAACGGCGACATTTATGCTTTTGCCGGCGCAGGTCACCCTAATTACTGGTCGACAACAACGACTTATCCGGTTTCAAAAAACCCTTCCGGTATATTGAAAATCAACGCAACCACGTTGGAAACCGATGCTTCCTATTTCTTTGATTTAACAGCAGCTTCCGGTGGACACCGCGTGAGAGCATCAAAATATATCGCAGACAACCTGTTTTTCTTAGCCATGTATGGCGATGTTAATGCTGCACGTGGCGCTAAGACACGTTATGCCATTGTTGATGTCGCTAGCAAACAATTCAAATGGGTAAGTGGTTTACCATCTACCATCAATGAGTCAGGCTTTCCTGTTTATGTAGAAAACGGAACGGTATCTGTCGGTGTGAATGGAGAAAGTGAAAATGTAATCTATCAGGTCAATGCACAATCTGCAGTCGCTACAAAAGGCTTAAAAGTGGAGGGATTGATTAAAACCATCATGAAACTCTAA